A window of Candidatus Binatia bacterium genomic DNA:
GGTCTCATACTGCATGAAGTCAGTCCTTTCTTGGTCGTCCTGAGTGATCTCGGCGTCTTGTCTGTAGCACGCGACTCGCGGCCCACAAAAGCCCCATCGTCCACCTTGACAAGCACCCGATCGGCCTTACCTTCGTCGCATGCTAGCGCCGGCCACTAGTGGCGCTGCAGAAAGAACAAACAAGAGAAGGAGTCGCTTATGGCACTATTCCTCGACCCGGTGAGTGGACTGTTGTCGCTTCAGCGCGAATTGGAGCGTGCATTCCAGAACCCGCTCGACTTGGACCTCGGCGTCTCTGGCCGCGGAGTCTTCCCCGCAGTGAACATTTTCAGCGACCGAGATGGCGACGTTGTCCGGCTCGAGATCCCGGGCGTTGCGCCCGATCAGCTCAACATCGAAGCCCATGGTCGCACGTTGACCATCAAGGGGACACGCGAACGGCGCGGCCCTGAGGGTGCCAGCTTCCATCGGCGTGAGAGAAACGCAGGCGAGTTCTCGCGCTCGCTGCAGTTGCCGGAGGCCCTCGACCTGGCGCGGGCTGAAGCCACGTACAAGCACGGCGTGCTGACGGTACGCGTTCCCAAGAATGCGGAGGCCAAGCCCCGCCAGATCACCGTGAAAGCCGCCTGAACCTCGCGTCACATAAGGGAGGCCGTTGAATCATGACAGAGCAGGAACAAACCGTGAAGCAGAAACAGGAACTCGCCGGCGGCGAACACACCCGTCCGGGTCGTACGTACGTGCCCGAGGTGGACATCTGCGAGACCGCCGACAGCCTCTGGCTGTGGGCGGACATGCCCGGCGTGGATCAGCACTCGGTCGACGTCAACCTCGCCGACGGCGTGCTCTCGATCGAAGGCCGGGTCTCGTTGCAGGAGTACGAAAATCTGTCGCCGGTTTACACGGAGTACAACATCGGCAACTACCTGCGTCGATTCACCGTGACGGCGGATATCGATGCGGACCACATCAAGGCACGCATGAACAACGGCGTCCTCGAGCTCGAGCTGCCGAAGAGCGCCCGGGCTAAACCGCGACGGATCAACATCGCAACCAGCTGATCTGGTGTGAGCGGAAACGACCGGCTGCAAACCGGCCGTTCCCGCTCGAAGACCCGACGGGCGTTCTCGACTCGCCGTTGCGACGCGGGCGCGTCACACCTATAGTTTGCTGCACAATGCCAAGCGGGCCTCAGCCACCGACACCGCTGCAGCAGTTCCTGACCGAACAAGCCACAGCCGGTGAACTGTACCAGGCGCTTACGGACAAAGCGGTCCGTTGCGTCGCCTGCGGCCATCGCTGTTATCTTCCCGACGGCAAGGCCGGCATCTGCAAAGTGCGCTTCAACCGCGACGGCATCCTGCGCGTGCCGCACGGCTATGTCGCCGCGTTGCAGTGTGACCCGGTCGAGAAAAAGCCGTTCTTCCACGCCGCACCCGGCGCTCTGGCACTGAGCTTCGGTATGCTGGGGTGCGATTACCACTGCGGCTATTGCCAGAACTGGATCACATCGCAAGTGCTGCGCGACCCAGTCGCCGGGGTTCCGCCTCGCTTCTGCAGCGCCGAACAGCTGGTCCAACTCGCCATCGATCACGGTGCGGAAATCGTCGCCAGCACCTACAATGAGCCGTTGATCACCAGCGAATGGGCCGTGGAGATCTTCCGCATCGCCAAAGCCCATGGACTGACGACCGCGTACGTTTCGAACGGCAACGCCACGCCCGAAGGGCTCGAATACCTGCGGCCGTGGGTGGACCTCTACAAAGTCGACCTCAAGGGCTTCAACGACCAGCAGTACCGCAAGCTCGGCGGTGTCCTCGAAACCGTGCAGACCACCATTCGCCGGCTGGTGGAAATGGATGTGTGGGTCGAGGTGGTGACGCTGGTGGTGCCGGGCTTCAACGACTCCGATACAGAGCTGGCCGAGATCGCACGCTTCCTCGCGTCGGTCTCCGTCGACATCCCCTGGCACGTCACCGCGTTTCATCCCGACTACAAGATGACCGACGGCGACGCGACGACCGTGGAGACGCTCTTGCGCGCAGTGGCCAGCGGCGCGGCGGCGGGACTGCGCTACGTATACACCGGTAATCTTCCCGGGCGCCTCGCCGACCACGAGAACACCTATTGTCCGCGCTGCCGCACGCCCGTGGTCGAGCGCCTCGGGTATCGGATCCTTGCCAATCACCTCGTCAACGGTTGTTGCGCGCGCTGCGGCACGCGCCTTCCGGGCCGGTGGGGAAGCAGCCACCGAAGGCCATTGCGCGCCAGCAACGGCGTGCCGCGCCCACTCTCGGTTTAGACGACCGAGTGTAGCGCGTCGCACGTTTTCAGCTATACATATTGTTTTCGAGATCGTTGAGTATGCAAGATTCCTGGATCACCATCACCGGGGCGCGGCAGAATAACCTCAAGAACATCGACGTGCGCATTCCCGTCAACGCGCTCACCGTCGTCACCGGACCGTCCGGATCGGGAAAGTCCAGCCTCGCCTTCGACGTCCTCTATGCCGAGGGTCAGCGTCGCTACGTCGAGAGCTTCTCTGCCTACACGCGCCAGTTCCTCGATCGCATGGACAAGCCGCAGGTCGATCACATCGACGGTATCCTCCCGGCCATCGCCATCAGCCAGGGCAACACGGTCAAGACCTCGCGCTCGACCGTGGCAACCATGACGGAGCTGCATGATCACCTGAAGCTGCTGTTCGCCAAGATCGGCGTGTTGCACTGCCGCGAATGCGCCCAGGTCGTCGCTGTGGAATCGGCCGAGTCGGTGTGTGAGCTGCTGCTGCGGCAGCCGGAAGGAACCCGCGTTCTGGTGACCTTCGAAGTACCGCTGCCCGAACGCCTCCCCTGGGATGAAGCGCGGGCCGGGTTCACCAGCTCCGGCTTCCGCCGCGTGCTGGTCGCCGACCGAGTAGTTGCCATCGAGGACGTCGAAACCCCTCCATCCCCGCTGGTGGTCGTTGCCGATCGGCTCACGGTCCATCCCGAACAGAAGGCGCGCATCGTCGATTCCTTGGAACAAGCATTCCGTTTCGGCAAGGAACGACTGGCCTTGGTGTTTCCCGACCAGGGCAACCGCCGCGAGCCGCACGCGGCCCGGCTCGAATGCCCGCGCTGCAATATCGGGTACCGCGAGCCGACCTCAAACCTGTTTTCGTTCAACAGTCCGCTGGGTGCCTGCGAAACCTGCCGCGGCTTCGGCCGCATCATCGACCTGGACCTCGATCTGGTCATCCCCGCTCCGGGCAAGACCCTTGCCGACGGCGCCATCAAGCCGTGGAGCACGCGGGCCACCGAATGGGAGCGTGGGGAGCTGCTCAGCTTCTGCCGCAAGAAGAAGATCCCGATCGATGTCCCGTTCGAGCGGCTCAGCGAGCGGCAGCGCCAGCTCATCATTGATGGCGAAGGCAAGTATTATGGCATCCGCGGTTGGTTCCGCTGGCTCGAAGGCCGCACCTATCGCATGCACGTGCGCGTCTTCCTGTCGCGCTACCGCAGCTACCGCTTGTGTCCCGCCTGTGACGGCGGACGGCTGAAGCCCGAAGCCTTGTGGTACAAGGTCAAC
This region includes:
- a CDS encoding Hsp20/alpha crystallin family protein; this translates as MALFLDPVSGLLSLQRELERAFQNPLDLDLGVSGRGVFPAVNIFSDRDGDVVRLEIPGVAPDQLNIEAHGRTLTIKGTRERRGPEGASFHRRERNAGEFSRSLQLPEALDLARAEATYKHGVLTVRVPKNAEAKPRQITVKAA
- a CDS encoding Hsp20/alpha crystallin family protein produces the protein MKQKQELAGGEHTRPGRTYVPEVDICETADSLWLWADMPGVDQHSVDVNLADGVLSIEGRVSLQEYENLSPVYTEYNIGNYLRRFTVTADIDADHIKARMNNGVLELELPKSARAKPRRINIATS
- the amrS gene encoding AmmeMemoRadiSam system radical SAM enzyme; its protein translation is MPSGPQPPTPLQQFLTEQATAGELYQALTDKAVRCVACGHRCYLPDGKAGICKVRFNRDGILRVPHGYVAALQCDPVEKKPFFHAAPGALALSFGMLGCDYHCGYCQNWITSQVLRDPVAGVPPRFCSAEQLVQLAIDHGAEIVASTYNEPLITSEWAVEIFRIAKAHGLTTAYVSNGNATPEGLEYLRPWVDLYKVDLKGFNDQQYRKLGGVLETVQTTIRRLVEMDVWVEVVTLVVPGFNDSDTELAEIARFLASVSVDIPWHVTAFHPDYKMTDGDATTVETLLRAVASGAAAGLRYVYTGNLPGRLADHENTYCPRCRTPVVERLGYRILANHLVNGCCARCGTRLPGRWGSSHRRPLRASNGVPRPLSV